The Agromyces atrinae genome window below encodes:
- a CDS encoding DNA-methyltransferase has product MSAPGRVIHADNLSVLPTLADGSFTIVYLDPPFNTGRQQVRASSKSVRSETGPITGFKGQRYERIRGDLLRYDDRFDDYWGFLEPRLVEAWRLLADDGTLYLHLDYREAHYAKVLLDALFGRESFLNEIIWAYDYGARTKKRWPTKHDTILVYVKNPTGYHFDSTAVDREPYMAPGLVTPEKAELGKLPTDVWWHTIVSPTGREKTGYPTQKPEGILRRIIQASSREGDWVLDFFAGSGTTGAVAAALGRRFVLVDQNPEAIAVMKARFDGIPGIEFEVPGVEVASPASSVAAPSIAERSIARGVSREDPVESTVRAL; this is encoded by the coding sequence GTGAGCGCGCCCGGCCGCGTCATCCATGCCGACAACCTGTCGGTGCTGCCGACCCTCGCCGACGGTTCGTTCACCATCGTCTACCTCGACCCACCGTTCAACACGGGCCGCCAGCAGGTGCGTGCGTCGAGCAAGAGCGTGCGCTCCGAGACGGGGCCGATCACCGGTTTCAAGGGGCAGCGCTACGAGCGCATCCGCGGTGATCTGCTGCGCTACGACGACCGCTTCGACGACTACTGGGGCTTCCTCGAGCCGCGACTCGTCGAGGCGTGGCGCCTGCTCGCCGACGACGGCACCCTGTACCTGCACCTCGACTACCGTGAGGCGCACTACGCGAAGGTGCTGCTCGACGCGCTCTTCGGACGGGAGTCGTTCCTCAACGAGATCATCTGGGCGTACGACTACGGAGCCCGCACGAAGAAGCGGTGGCCGACGAAGCACGACACGATCCTCGTGTACGTGAAGAACCCGACCGGCTACCACTTCGACTCGACGGCCGTCGACCGCGAGCCGTACATGGCGCCCGGACTCGTCACGCCCGAGAAGGCCGAACTCGGCAAACTGCCGACGGATGTCTGGTGGCACACGATCGTGTCGCCGACAGGCCGCGAGAAGACGGGGTACCCGACGCAGAAGCCCGAGGGGATCCTCCGGCGCATCATCCAGGCGTCGAGTCGCGAAGGTGATTGGGTGCTCGACTTCTTCGCGGGCTCCGGCACGACGGGTGCGGTCGCCGCGGCGCTCGGCCGCCGGTTCGTGCTCGTCGACCAGAACCCCGAGGCGATCGCGGTCATGAAGGCGCGGTTCGACGGCATCCCGGGCATCGAGTTCGAGGTTCCGGGTGTCGAGGTCGCGTCGCCCGCGTCATCCGTCGCCGCCCCCTCCATCGCCGAAAGGTCGATCGCTCGGGGTGTTTCGCGCGAAGACCCCGTCGAATCGACCGTTCGCGCTCTCTGA
- the corA gene encoding magnesium/cobalt transporter CorA, which translates to MPVIDIGVYVAGTRIQDPTSLDETFEVMQACGGIAWIGLYRPSPDEIHAVADEFDLHPLAVEDALTGHQRSKLERYGDTLFAVLRPARYLDADETVEFGEVHVFIGTDFVVTIRHAESPDLARVRRRLEDSPELLAKGPEAIFYAILDEVVDEYAPVAAGIENDIDEIEDQLFGDAGDDLSRRIYELSREVINLQRAVHPLRTMLEALQSGFEKYDVDLELRRSLRDVLDHAIRVGERVDSFRALLENALTVHSTLVTQRQTETALAQNEEVKKISSWAAILFAPTLVGTIYGMNFENMPELSWEFGYPLAIGAMVLMGVGLYAVFKRRKWL; encoded by the coding sequence ATGCCCGTCATCGACATCGGCGTGTACGTCGCCGGCACCCGCATCCAGGACCCGACGAGCCTCGACGAGACCTTCGAGGTCATGCAGGCCTGCGGCGGAATCGCCTGGATCGGCCTCTACCGTCCGTCGCCCGACGAGATCCATGCCGTCGCCGACGAATTCGACCTGCATCCGCTCGCTGTCGAAGACGCCCTCACCGGACACCAGCGCTCGAAGCTCGAACGTTACGGCGACACGCTCTTCGCCGTGCTGCGCCCCGCCCGCTACCTCGACGCCGACGAGACCGTCGAGTTCGGCGAAGTGCACGTCTTCATCGGCACCGACTTCGTCGTGACCATCCGGCACGCCGAGTCGCCCGATCTGGCCCGAGTGCGCCGCCGCCTCGAAGACTCGCCCGAGCTGCTCGCGAAGGGTCCGGAGGCGATCTTCTACGCCATCCTCGACGAGGTCGTCGACGAGTACGCACCCGTCGCGGCGGGCATCGAGAACGACATCGACGAGATCGAGGACCAGCTCTTCGGCGACGCGGGCGACGACCTCTCGCGCCGCATCTACGAGCTCTCGCGCGAGGTCATCAACCTGCAGCGCGCGGTGCATCCGCTGCGCACGATGCTCGAGGCGCTGCAGAGCGGGTTCGAGAAGTACGACGTCGACCTCGAGCTGCGGCGGTCTCTCCGCGACGTGCTCGACCACGCGATCCGAGTCGGCGAGCGCGTCGACTCGTTCCGCGCCCTCCTCGAGAACGCGCTCACCGTGCACTCGACCCTCGTGACGCAGCGCCAGACCGAGACGGCGCTCGCCCAGAACGAAGAGGTCAAGAAGATCTCGAGCTGGGCGGCCATCCTCTTCGCCCCGACGCTCGTCGGCACGATCTACGGCATGAACTTCGAGAACATGCCCGAGCTCTCATGGGAGTTCGGCTACCCCCTCGCGATCGGCGCGATGGTGCTCATGGGCGTCGGCCTCTACGCGGTCTTCAAGCGCCGCAAGTGGCTCTGA
- a CDS encoding alpha/beta fold hydrolase, with translation MPVFIDDHGVRIHYIVREAENPRAIVQLVHGVGEHVGRYGALIDALVADGFSVWADDHRGHGQTGFEQHGGDLTKMGRPGPGGMRAAIDAVDRFTTVIRDENPDLPIVLVGHSWGSFIAQILLNRHPLAYSAVVLSGTAYRMPGSLDSGDLNRKYKTLGTTGAEWLSRDPAVAEAFVADPYTTLTPLAKLFGIGGALALLGRPARDLPDVPVLIMVGDDDTVGGEASALKLVRSFESRSHLTDVTLIVYADARHEIFNETNQAEVRADLLAWLDARVPSRG, from the coding sequence ATGCCGGTTTTCATCGATGACCACGGGGTCCGCATCCACTACATCGTTCGTGAGGCCGAGAACCCGCGCGCGATCGTGCAGCTCGTGCACGGTGTGGGCGAACACGTCGGCCGCTACGGCGCCCTGATCGATGCGCTCGTCGCCGACGGTTTCTCGGTGTGGGCCGACGACCACCGCGGTCACGGGCAGACGGGCTTCGAGCAGCACGGCGGCGACCTCACCAAGATGGGGCGGCCCGGGCCGGGCGGAATGCGCGCGGCGATCGACGCCGTCGACAGGTTCACGACCGTCATCCGCGACGAGAACCCCGACCTGCCGATCGTGCTCGTCGGGCACTCGTGGGGTTCGTTCATCGCGCAGATCCTGCTCAACCGTCATCCGCTCGCCTACTCGGCCGTCGTGCTGTCGGGCACCGCGTACCGGATGCCGGGCTCGCTCGACTCGGGCGACCTCAATCGCAAGTACAAGACGCTCGGAACGACGGGCGCGGAGTGGCTCTCGCGCGACCCGGCGGTCGCCGAGGCGTTCGTCGCCGACCCGTACACGACCCTCACGCCGCTCGCGAAGCTCTTCGGCATCGGGGGAGCGCTCGCCCTGCTCGGACGCCCCGCGCGCGACCTGCCCGACGTGCCCGTGCTCATCATGGTCGGCGACGACGACACGGTCGGCGGCGAGGCGTCGGCGCTCAAGCTCGTGCGCTCCTTCGAGTCGCGCTCGCACCTCACCGACGTCACGCTCATCGTCTACGCGGATGCCCGCCACGAGATCTTCAACGAGACGAACCAGGCCGAGGTGCGCGCCGATCTGCTCGCGTGGCTCGACGCGCGGGTGCCGTCGCGCGGCTGA
- a CDS encoding alpha-E domain-containing protein — MLSRIAESLFWIGRYVERSDGTARILDVHLQLLLEDPWIDEDSACRSLLSVMGSELNDDVQLTRSDVIDLLAVDRHHAASIAYSIVSARENARRAREIISTELWECLNATNARMPRRVAADKTHEFFRWVRERSALAVGVVESATSRDEVWHFFSLGRAIERADMTARLLATRSLTEASGASWTTILRSCGAYEAYLRTYRGLPSTQNAAEFLILDRLFPRSILYAVMRAEECLREIDPRSGRVGVGDQAQRLLGQIRSELEFRPIAELIDDLPAHMESVQAVTSAASNAIRQRYFPTSAVPVWIGENS, encoded by the coding sequence ATGCTGAGCCGCATCGCCGAATCGCTCTTCTGGATCGGCCGGTACGTCGAGCGGAGCGACGGCACCGCCCGCATCCTCGACGTGCACCTCCAGCTGCTGCTCGAAGACCCCTGGATCGACGAGGACTCGGCCTGCCGCTCGCTGCTCTCGGTCATGGGCTCCGAACTCAACGACGACGTGCAACTCACCCGCAGCGACGTCATCGACCTGCTCGCCGTCGACCGGCACCACGCGGCATCCATCGCCTACTCGATCGTGTCGGCACGTGAGAACGCCCGCCGAGCGCGCGAGATCATCTCGACCGAGCTGTGGGAGTGCCTGAACGCGACGAACGCCCGCATGCCGCGCCGCGTCGCCGCCGACAAGACCCACGAGTTCTTCCGCTGGGTGCGCGAGCGCTCGGCCCTCGCCGTGGGCGTCGTCGAGTCGGCGACGAGCCGCGACGAGGTCTGGCACTTCTTCTCGCTCGGCCGCGCGATCGAACGCGCCGACATGACCGCACGACTGCTCGCGACGCGCTCCCTCACCGAGGCGAGCGGTGCGAGCTGGACGACGATCCTCCGCAGCTGCGGCGCGTACGAGGCGTACCTCCGCACGTACCGCGGCCTGCCGTCGACGCAGAACGCCGCCGAGTTCCTCATCCTCGACCGACTGTTCCCGCGATCGATCCTCTACGCGGTCATGCGCGCCGAGGAGTGCCTGCGCGAGATCGATCCCCGCTCGGGGCGCGTCGGCGTCGGCGATCAGGCGCAGCGCCTGCTCGGGCAGATCCGCTCGGAGCTCGAGTTCCGGCCCATCGCCGAGCTCATCGACGACCTGCCCGCGCACATGGAGAGCGTGCAGGCGGTGACGAGCGCGGCGAGCAATGCGATCCGTCAGCGCTACTTCCCGACGAGCGCCGTGCCCGTGTGGATCGGAGAGAACTCGTGA
- a CDS encoding fibronectin type III domain-containing protein — MTRTFFGRRSGRTLALGAVAALSAGLLLPLAGAPAAFAAGTSAEEQWTPTRIPERIALTPTSTPATSQKITWQTSASVTSPQAQFRTVTATPYTAATVVAAESSDTVSTDLGYGARFHTVLLDGLTADTTYQYRVGDGTNFSEWQHFTTATAGASDFSFIYLGDVQNGILSDSSRVMRAAFNDRPNADLVVQGGDFIDDANSHAQWGEAFAASDYVLGTKNILATPGNHEYESGLSDYWRTQFDFPANGPVAGDPSTVAGQTATAEIAAALAGTVYSTDYQGVRFISLNSNLSDPASLGVQTAWLEKQLADNPQKWTVVFFHHPVFSLDEGRNNLGIRLAWLPVFEKYGVDLVLQGHDHAYGRGNTDAAEAGNPEWWNPELNYDGPVYVGSSVGTKFYQPGPRHWNENDAHLRRLVTSTQMYQVIDLSGDTLRFEARSADGVYVDGFTITKNDAGKAVTDDQAPQEIDPGTPSPCLGCEPGGPEEPEPPVDPIGSVAYEHVKELDSVNPSNAALPAGVTFSESRDLLYLGDQNGRKIFEIDPDTDTVLREMSLPENIRDLGIDDERELLYVGQQNRNWVVVSIADESFGEIVRGPFPFIESNRSIDVDPERGFVYGAVPSRGVEVLNAETGESIGVINGTADAYYVAADPENGLVATTYFHDIADKTNVQAFDVDNGFAQTWAITTRANPRQLDFDGANGLVYVGYTGVQTAGFSVHDSRTGEELGDFADPKYGQNLYGITVDEEKQRVFGANRNFRQDVPGDGQAASAVTVSQRVLEPGAETFDYTPSGDLDSVNPGNAALPAGVAFDNTSGLLYLGDQNGRKIFEIDPDTDTVLRETSLPENIRDIGIDEAGELLYVGQQNRNWVVVSIADATFGQIVRGPFPFIESNRSIDVDPKLGYVYGAVPSRGVEVLDAVTGESIGVVNNTAGAYYVAADEVNGRVGVAHFNDVPDVTNVEVFSAASGFSRLWAIPTRANPRQLDFDSTHGLVYVGYTGVATAGFSVHDAATGEMKGDFPDPKYGQNLYGITVDEKNQRVFAANRNFRQDVPGDGQAPAAVTMSTRVGAGVPVDPTDPTDPTEPTDPTDPTDPTDPTDPTDPTDPTDPTDPGTPPMGLDYTATPLSVIPSALAVEELDARPVGSVVDPATGHVFVANEMRPARVWEMDPATDTIVRVIDMPVPNAADEGLRDVALDAEKRELYVAYGASWFVLNLDDSSLVRGPFAFPANVRGMDVDVAGNRVFGAVRGTGFDVMDAVTGERITTVETPGENWSSHGIAYDAVANLVYVSNENGAGTEGLRVYDGTTFELVRTLAAVAPDMRSVAVDPVAGRVYIGHASTVFNASGVTVLNTADLSLVTRLSAHANGNKVYGVSVDSEKGRVYVSARDRHPVGFVMLQRSN; from the coding sequence ATGACCCGCACGTTCTTCGGCCGGCGCTCCGGTCGAACGCTCGCCCTGGGTGCCGTCGCGGCACTCTCGGCCGGCCTGCTGCTCCCCCTCGCCGGAGCCCCCGCAGCCTTCGCTGCCGGGACCTCGGCGGAAGAGCAGTGGACGCCGACGCGCATCCCCGAACGGATCGCGCTCACACCGACATCCACCCCCGCGACGAGCCAGAAGATCACCTGGCAGACGTCGGCGTCGGTCACGAGCCCGCAGGCGCAGTTCCGCACCGTGACGGCGACGCCGTACACGGCTGCGACGGTCGTCGCGGCCGAGAGCTCCGACACGGTCTCGACCGACCTCGGCTACGGCGCCCGCTTCCACACCGTGCTGCTCGACGGCCTCACCGCCGACACGACCTACCAGTACCGCGTCGGCGACGGCACGAACTTCAGCGAGTGGCAGCACTTCACGACGGCGACCGCCGGGGCGAGCGACTTCTCGTTCATCTACCTCGGTGACGTGCAGAACGGTATCCTCTCCGACAGCTCGCGCGTCATGCGCGCCGCGTTCAACGACCGCCCGAACGCCGACCTCGTCGTGCAGGGCGGCGACTTCATCGACGACGCCAACTCGCACGCGCAGTGGGGCGAGGCGTTCGCGGCGAGCGACTACGTGCTCGGCACGAAGAACATCCTCGCGACGCCCGGCAACCACGAGTACGAGTCAGGCCTGTCGGACTACTGGCGCACCCAGTTCGACTTCCCGGCGAACGGACCCGTCGCGGGCGACCCGTCGACGGTCGCCGGGCAGACGGCGACCGCCGAGATCGCCGCGGCCCTCGCGGGCACGGTGTACTCGACCGACTACCAGGGCGTGCGCTTCATCTCGCTCAACAGCAACCTGTCCGACCCGGCATCCCTCGGCGTCCAGACGGCGTGGCTCGAGAAGCAGCTCGCCGACAACCCGCAGAAGTGGACGGTCGTCTTCTTCCACCACCCCGTGTTCTCGCTCGACGAAGGCCGCAACAACCTCGGCATCCGTCTCGCGTGGCTGCCGGTGTTCGAGAAGTACGGCGTCGACCTCGTTCTCCAGGGTCACGACCACGCCTACGGTCGAGGAAACACGGATGCCGCGGAGGCGGGTAACCCCGAATGGTGGAACCCCGAACTCAACTACGACGGCCCCGTCTACGTGGGCTCGAGCGTCGGCACGAAGTTCTACCAGCCGGGCCCGCGTCACTGGAACGAGAACGACGCGCACCTGCGCCGCCTCGTGACGAGCACGCAGATGTACCAGGTCATCGACCTCTCGGGCGACACGCTGCGCTTCGAAGCCCGCAGTGCCGACGGCGTCTACGTCGACGGATTCACGATCACCAAGAACGACGCGGGCAAGGCCGTCACCGACGACCAGGCGCCGCAGGAGATCGACCCCGGCACCCCGTCCCCCTGCCTCGGCTGCGAGCCCGGCGGCCCGGAGGAGCCCGAGCCGCCCGTCGACCCGATCGGCAGCGTCGCCTACGAGCACGTCAAGGAACTCGACTCGGTCAACCCGTCGAACGCCGCGCTGCCCGCCGGCGTGACGTTCTCGGAGTCGCGCGACCTGCTCTACCTCGGCGACCAGAACGGCCGGAAGATCTTCGAGATCGACCCCGACACCGACACCGTGCTCCGCGAGATGAGCCTGCCCGAGAACATCCGCGACCTCGGTATCGACGACGAGCGCGAGCTGCTCTACGTCGGCCAGCAGAACCGCAACTGGGTGGTCGTCTCGATCGCCGACGAGTCGTTCGGTGAGATCGTGCGGGGGCCCTTCCCCTTCATCGAGTCGAACCGCTCGATCGACGTCGACCCCGAGCGCGGCTTCGTCTACGGCGCGGTCCCCTCGCGCGGTGTCGAGGTGCTGAACGCCGAGACCGGCGAATCGATCGGCGTCATCAACGGAACGGCCGACGCGTACTACGTCGCCGCCGACCCCGAGAACGGCCTCGTCGCGACGACGTACTTCCACGACATCGCCGACAAGACCAACGTGCAGGCGTTCGACGTCGACAACGGCTTCGCGCAGACGTGGGCGATCACGACCCGCGCGAACCCGCGTCAGCTCGACTTCGACGGCGCCAACGGTCTCGTCTACGTCGGCTACACGGGCGTCCAGACGGCGGGCTTCTCGGTGCACGATTCGCGCACCGGTGAGGAGCTCGGCGACTTCGCCGACCCGAAGTACGGCCAGAACCTCTACGGCATCACGGTCGACGAGGAGAAGCAGCGCGTCTTCGGCGCGAACCGCAACTTCCGTCAGGATGTGCCGGGCGACGGTCAGGCGGCCTCGGCCGTCACCGTGTCGCAGCGTGTGCTCGAGCCGGGTGCCGAGACGTTCGACTACACCCCGTCGGGCGACCTCGACTCGGTCAACCCGGGCAACGCCGCGCTTCCCGCCGGCGTCGCGTTCGACAACACGAGCGGCCTGCTCTACCTCGGCGACCAGAACGGCCGGAAGATCTTCGAGATCGACCCCGACACCGACACGGTGCTGCGCGAGACGAGCCTGCCGGAGAACATCCGCGACATCGGCATCGACGAGGCCGGCGAGCTGCTCTACGTGGGCCAGCAGAACCGCAACTGGGTCGTCGTCTCGATCGCGGACGCCACGTTCGGCCAGATCGTGCGCGGACCGTTCCCCTTCATCGAGTCGAACCGCTCGATCGACGTCGACCCGAAGCTCGGGTACGTCTACGGCGCGGTTCCCTCGCGAGGAGTCGAGGTGCTCGACGCCGTCACGGGCGAGTCGATCGGTGTCGTCAACAACACGGCCGGCGCGTACTACGTCGCCGCCGATGAGGTCAACGGCCGAGTCGGAGTCGCGCACTTCAACGATGTTCCGGATGTCACGAACGTCGAGGTGTTCTCGGCAGCGAGCGGTTTCTCACGCCTGTGGGCCATCCCGACCCGAGCGAACCCGCGTCAGCTCGACTTCGACTCGACCCACGGTCTCGTCTACGTCGGCTACACGGGCGTCGCGACGGCGGGCTTCTCGGTCCACGACGCCGCGACCGGTGAGATGAAGGGCGACTTCCCCGACCCGAAGTACGGACAGAACCTCTACGGCATCACCGTCGACGAGAAGAACCAGCGCGTCTTCGCCGCCAACCGCAACTTCCGTCAGGATGTTCCGGGCGACGGCCAGGCCCCGGCTGCGGTCACGATGTCGACGCGTGTCGGCGCCGGCGTGCCGGTCGATCCGACGGATCCGACGGACCCCACGGAGCCCACGGACCCCACGGACCCGACCGACCCGACGGACCCGACCGACCCGACGGACCCGACCGACCCGACGGACCCGACCGACCCGGGCACTCCTCCGATGGGTCTCGACTACACGGCGACGCCCCTCAGCGTCATCCCCTCGGCCCTCGCGGTCGAAGAGCTCGACGCCCGCCCCGTCGGATCGGTCGTCGACCCGGCGACCGGCCACGTGTTCGTCGCCAACGAGATGCGCCCCGCGCGCGTCTGGGAGATGGACCCGGCGACCGACACGATCGTGCGCGTCATCGACATGCCCGTGCCGAACGCGGCAGACGAGGGGCTCCGCGATGTCGCCCTCGATGCCGAGAAGCGCGAGCTCTACGTCGCCTACGGTGCGTCGTGGTTCGTGCTGAACCTCGACGACTCGTCGCTCGTGCGTGGCCCGTTCGCCTTCCCGGCGAACGTGCGCGGCATGGATGTCGATGTCGCGGGCAACCGCGTCTTCGGAGCCGTGCGCGGCACCGGATTCGACGTGATGGATGCCGTCACGGGTGAGCGCATCACGACCGTCGAGACGCCGGGCGAGAACTGGTCGTCGCACGGCATCGCCTACGACGCGGTCGCGAACCTCGTCTACGTGTCGAACGAGAACGGCGCGGGCACCGAGGGCCTCCGGGTCTACGACGGAACGACGTTCGAACTCGTGCGCACGCTCGCCGCCGTGGCACCCGACATGCGCTCGGTGGCGGTCGACCCCGTCGCCGGTCGCGTCTACATCGGTCACGCGTCGACGGTGTTCAACGCGAGCGGCGTGACGGTGCTGAACACCGCCGACCTCTCGCTCGTGACGCGTCTCTCGGCGCACGCGAACGGCAACAAGGTCTACGGCGTCTCGGTCGACTCCGAGAAGGGACGTGTCTACGTCTCGGCTCGCGACCGTCACCCGGTCGGCTTCGTGATGCTGCAGCGTTCGAACTAG
- a CDS encoding lipoate--protein ligase family protein, whose amino-acid sequence MHGEYKVPGGKLVVVDVDVVDGVIANARVAGDFFLEPDEALDAINGAINGLPAATDAKTISKAVTEALPAGTVLLGFSADAVAVTVRRALTEARGWDDFEWEVIHEPAESPLMHLALDEVLATRVGEGARKPTLRFWEWADSAVIIGSFQSIKNEVDPEGAAKHGFQVVRRISGGGAMMVAKGSAVTYSLYVPAELVQGLSFADSYAFLDDWVLQGLRALGIDATYQPLNDIASPQGKIGGAAQKRLGSGGVLHHVTMAYDMDNQTMLEVLRIGREKLSDKGIASAAKRVDPLRSQTGLSREAIIDSLAATFTKLHNATPGRVTDEERAAAEELIATKFSTPEWTNRVP is encoded by the coding sequence ATGCACGGTGAATACAAGGTCCCGGGCGGCAAGCTCGTCGTCGTCGATGTCGACGTGGTCGACGGAGTGATCGCGAACGCGCGTGTCGCGGGCGACTTCTTCCTCGAACCCGACGAGGCGCTCGACGCGATCAACGGCGCGATCAACGGGCTGCCCGCGGCGACCGACGCGAAGACGATCTCGAAGGCCGTGACCGAGGCCCTTCCCGCCGGAACGGTGCTGCTCGGCTTCTCGGCCGACGCCGTCGCCGTGACCGTGCGCCGCGCGCTCACCGAGGCCCGCGGGTGGGATGACTTCGAGTGGGAGGTCATCCACGAGCCCGCCGAATCGCCCCTCATGCACCTCGCACTCGACGAGGTTCTCGCGACGCGTGTCGGCGAGGGCGCGCGGAAGCCCACGCTGCGCTTCTGGGAGTGGGCCGACTCGGCCGTCATCATCGGCAGCTTCCAGTCGATCAAGAACGAGGTCGACCCCGAGGGCGCCGCGAAGCACGGCTTCCAGGTCGTGCGCCGCATCTCGGGCGGCGGCGCGATGATGGTCGCGAAGGGCAGCGCCGTCACCTACTCGCTCTACGTTCCCGCCGAGCTCGTGCAGGGCCTGAGCTTCGCCGACTCGTACGCGTTCCTCGACGACTGGGTGCTGCAGGGCCTCCGCGCTCTTGGCATCGACGCGACGTACCAGCCGCTCAACGACATCGCGAGCCCGCAGGGCAAGATCGGCGGCGCCGCGCAGAAGCGCCTCGGCTCGGGCGGCGTGCTGCACCACGTCACGATGGCCTACGACATGGACAACCAGACGATGCTCGAGGTGCTGCGCATCGGCCGCGAGAAGCTCTCCGACAAGGGCATCGCGAGCGCGGCCAAGCGCGTCGACCCGCTGCGCTCGCAGACGGGCCTCAGCCGAGAGGCCATCATCGACAGCCTCGCCGCGACCTTCACCAAGCTCCACAACGCCACACCCGGCCGCGTCACCGACGAGGAGCGTGCCGCCGCCGAAGAGCTCATCGCGACGAAGTTCTCGACCCCCGAGTGGACGAACCGCGTTCCCTGA
- a CDS encoding transglutaminase family protein yields MSRLRIVHRTGFSYAEPATASYNEARMSPYSQDEQFVLSSSLEIHPTATQHSYLDYWGTRVSTFEVLTPHRELSVTATSVVEVRPIPRSIGDIEWDTLDVVRESATIFVEQARQTRATDPDEDVVALARDIRSRGGSVAEVALEVCRTIGEAMQYVPGSTGVHTTSREAWAEKRGVCQDIAHVSIGALRAIGIPARYVSGYLHPRPSAAIGETVTGESHAWVEWFSGDWRGYDPTNQQEIGENHVLVARGRDYSDVSPLRGVYAGQSGSTLFVTVEITREA; encoded by the coding sequence GTGAGCCGCCTGCGCATCGTGCACCGCACGGGATTCAGCTACGCCGAACCGGCGACCGCGTCGTACAACGAGGCGCGCATGTCGCCGTACAGCCAGGACGAGCAGTTCGTGCTGTCGTCGAGCCTCGAGATCCACCCGACCGCGACGCAGCACTCGTACCTCGACTACTGGGGCACGCGCGTGTCGACGTTCGAGGTGCTCACCCCGCACCGCGAGCTCTCGGTCACGGCGACGAGCGTCGTCGAGGTGCGGCCCATTCCCCGTTCCATCGGCGACATCGAGTGGGACACCCTCGACGTCGTGCGCGAGAGCGCCACGATCTTCGTCGAGCAGGCCCGTCAGACGCGAGCCACCGACCCCGATGAAGACGTCGTGGCGCTCGCCCGCGACATCCGCTCACGCGGCGGCAGCGTCGCGGAGGTCGCCCTCGAGGTGTGCCGCACGATCGGCGAGGCGATGCAGTACGTGCCCGGATCGACGGGCGTGCACACGACGAGTCGCGAGGCGTGGGCCGAGAAGCGCGGCGTCTGCCAGGACATCGCGCACGTGTCGATCGGGGCGCTCCGTGCCATCGGAATCCCGGCGCGCTACGTCTCGGGCTACCTGCACCCGCGACCGTCGGCGGCGATCGGTGAGACCGTCACCGGCGAATCGCACGCGTGGGTGGAGTGGTTCTCGGGCGACTGGCGCGGTTACGACCCCACGAACCAGCAGGAGATCGGCGAGAACCACGTGCTCGTCGCCCGCGGCCGCGACTACTCCGACGTCTCACCGCTCCGCGGCGTGTACGCGGGCCAGAGCGGCTCGACCCTCTTCGTCACCGTCGAGATCACCCGCGAGGCCTGA
- a CDS encoding TIGR03560 family F420-dependent LLM class oxidoreductase codes for MRFRIFTEPQQGASYDDQVVVAQTAERLGFDAFFRSDHFLSMGEGDGLPGPTDSWVTLGAIARETSTIRLGTLVSSATFRHPGLLAIQVAQVDAMSGGRAELGLGTGWFAEEHAAYGIPFPEKRFGILEEQLEVITGLWSTPVGERYSFAGEHYTLVDSPALPKPVQSPVPVVVGGGGPKRTPRVAARFASEFNIGFTLDPKPAFDRVRAACDEIGRDPESLHYSSALTTAVGADDAEYARRVRAIGREPETFRENSLGGTPQQVIDTIGRLADDGVDTLYVQIMDLHDLDHLELIAAEVLPAFA; via the coding sequence ATGCGATTCCGGATCTTCACCGAACCCCAGCAGGGCGCGAGCTACGACGATCAGGTCGTCGTCGCGCAGACGGCCGAACGCCTCGGCTTCGACGCGTTCTTCCGCTCCGACCACTTCCTCTCGATGGGCGAGGGCGACGGGCTGCCCGGCCCGACCGACTCGTGGGTCACGCTCGGCGCGATCGCGCGTGAGACGTCGACGATCCGCCTCGGCACGCTCGTGAGCTCGGCGACGTTCCGTCACCCGGGCCTGCTCGCGATCCAGGTCGCGCAGGTCGATGCGATGTCGGGCGGCCGTGCCGAACTCGGACTCGGCACGGGCTGGTTCGCCGAGGAGCACGCGGCGTACGGCATCCCGTTCCCCGAGAAGCGCTTCGGCATCCTCGAGGAGCAGCTCGAGGTCATCACCGGCCTCTGGTCGACGCCTGTCGGCGAGCGGTACTCGTTCGCGGGCGAGCACTACACGCTCGTCGACTCGCCGGCCCTGCCGAAGCCCGTGCAGTCGCCCGTGCCCGTCGTCGTCGGCGGTGGCGGACCGAAGCGCACGCCGCGCGTCGCCGCACGCTTCGCGAGCGAGTTCAACATCGGCTTCACGCTCGACCCGAAGCCCGCCTTCGATCGCGTGCGCGCCGCGTGCGACGAGATCGGTCGCGACCCCGAGTCGCTCCACTATTCGTCGGCCCTCACGACCGCGGTCGGGGCGGATGACGCGGAGTACGCCCGCCGCGTGCGAGCGATCGGCCGCGAGCCCGAGACGTTCCGCGAGAACTCGCTCGGCGGAACCCCGCAGCAGGTCATCGACACGATCGGGCGTCTCGCCGACGACGGTGTCGACACTCTGTACGTGCAGATCATGGACCTGCACGACCTCGACCACCTCGAGCTCATCGCCGCCGAGGTGCTCCCCGCCTTCGCGTAG